The DNA segment AGCGGCACTGTCGCCAACGTCACCCTGCGCCAGCCGGCCTCCCCCGGTGCGGTCGTCAACCTCCACGGCCGGTTCGAGATACTCTCCCTCTCCGGATCCTTCCTGCCGCCGCCCGCGCCGCCTGCGGCCACGGGCCTGACCATCTACTTAGCCGGCGGGCAGGGTCATATCGTCGGCGGCAGCGTCGTGGGGCCACTGATAGCCTCCGGCCCAGTGATCATAATGGCAGCATCCTTCGGAAACGCCGCCTACGAGCGGCTCCCCCTGGACGACGAGGAGCCCCTTCAAGCTCAGCAAGGTGGCCTTGGCTCTCCGGGACTGGTCGGCCAGTCTCCCccactgcagcagcagcagctgcacgACCCCAGCAATCCACTTCTCCATGGTCTGCCGCCGAACCTGCTCAACAATGTGCAATTGCCAGGCGAGCCTCACGGCTGGGCCACCGGCGGAGGAGGACGCACGCCCTACTGATCCCAGAAACATCTCGTTCGTCTCTCCAAACCCTTGCCAGCCCAGGTAAAAGGGATCAGCTGATGCCGAGGTGATTCAGGCTTTCTTTCTCTCGTCATTTTCGTTCTGCATAGGATCATGATTCGTCTTTCTTCTCGTTTGATGATGAACGAAGGCTTATGGGTTAAAGCCATGGAGGAAGAGTGAGAGAACGCAAGAACAGTATGATCGTCTCCTCACCTCTCACTCCAACAAAAGCAAAGAAGATTAACCCTGGAATTAAAGAAGAGGTTCAACGTTGTACTTCTGCTCTTAATTCTGCTACTTCGAAGCCTTGCAACCATAGTTGTAATCGTAATATTGCTGCATGCATATACTGTATGCTGTTCGGTTGAGCGTCTGCTTAAAGTTAGAGATCCTTCTGTTCTCACAGAATCGAATCAGTCAAGCATTTTGTTTGATCCGTAGGAATATATATGCATGCGAAGTAGACTGTTGTATTGTGATCCATTACGATTTAGGACTTGCATGCGCATCTAATCAGTAGATATGGTTGGACACACCACTGCTCTGTGAATTAGGATCATCAAATGCCATTGGCAAAAGGCATGCACACGATCTCTTTCTAGATTCTCATGCATGATATTAGTTTCTTACATATGTATGGTCTTAGAGCAATGCATGGAGATTAGAAACTTAGCAAATAGATCGATGAACACAGAATCttgaattctttttctttttttgtcgatTAGGTGATCGATTTCCGAAGAATTAGGTCAGTGTAGTGAGCTTGACATTGGTAACCTTTTGGGCAAAATGGATGAGGATAATGTATTTGAGTCTCAATATTGTGAAGGACTGTATCCTTAGAACCGATTTGTTTTTGTCCAAAATTAAAAGCCAAAACGAATCTATTGCTAATGATATTGTTGTTCTTCACAATGCCAATTTCTTATGCTTAGAGTGTGCAAATCTTCTATAGAAGTGAGACATGAAAATGTGCATCAAAGGGGAAGTATATAGGATTATCATATCTTATAAATAAACTTTTTTTGGGGAGAAAAATAGGTTAAATgatggaagaagagaagagagaagataGTGAGAAGAATCAAAGGCTTCTAATTGCCATGATTGATTAGTCAAATATTGATCAAGGCTGATCAACTCATACATAAGATGATATTGGTGTAGACTTTATCAGTTCATCTCAAGGTTTTGAGATCAAATTCCACCTTCATTACTTACCATTTGTACAGAGAAAAAGTCAAAGAGAAGATGAGATTTGCAATCCACTATCTGCTCATTGTTGAGCAGTGATTGGGATTTGATTAGATACCCAAATTAGTCAATTTCTCCTCATTGGCTAATCCTATGAGTGAGGAATTCATAGGTGAATACCAGTTTCATCTATCATAGGCTAATATTCTTGATAGCTTGTTGAGATGTGTTGAATTTAAATTGGATCTTCTATGATATGTGGTGTCATATAAGATGTAGTAATTTTGTCAACTGAACTCCTCTCTCCATCTGAATGAAACTAATTGGTATCTTCTTATAATTCTAATTCATTTTGGATTTGCATATGACTGGGTTTTCATGACTTGAGCCTTTTCCCCTCAGTCACAATGGACCAATTTTAGCATAGTATCAAAGTTCATCCTCACTAGCTGTAATATGCCAAGGATGATACTAAAAACTAGTTGTGTTTGATTTTTAGGAGCATTATCTGGACATTCCTTGTCAAAAGAGCCATAAATAATTATAATGTCAAAAGTCTTGTGTTTcaacttcttggcaagttcttcaTTAATGAAACTATTAAGTTCACTCTATATCCACTAGAGCAGTGGTTTTGTGATTCTTGATGAGTCACAAGCTTTGCAAGCAGGAAACCTTCCCCCTCCCCATGAAATGCAAAAGGATAATTGAGATTGGTATGTGGCAGTGCATTGTTTCTTTGAATCTTTCTGTATTCTTCTTTGTAATTAATTATTCATTAGCATTTCATCATCCAAAGAAGTTGAGTCTCAGTGTCCTACACTACATTTTTCATGATAATGAAAGAACAGATCTTTGCTGCTTTGCAAGGTCAGAGGTAGTAGGAATTCCATTGTGCCTTGAAACTTTCTGTTGTGGAATCCATGAAAGAAACCAATTTTGACTATAAAGTCTTACCAAATCCTTTTTATAGAAAATTGGGTGAATATGAAGGTTTTGGATATCATTGATggtgaaacctttttttttttttctttcttgctgCATGAGCTTGTAAAACAAACTTTAAGATGAgttgtggatatatatatatatcataatttatatatttttatgcttacaaaatacATAAATTTACACTCAGCTCATGATTAGCTCACAACAACTATATTAGTCGAAACATGCTTTTCAAAATACATTATGTATATAatgatttatataataattattttatagtgaattaaatTTATACTTACGTATCTCAACATTTAATATTacacttttattttatttacatcTTCATTTAATTTTAAGATTACCTACTTCCCGTTATACTCTTATTaatagtaataaaaaaaattgaaatgtgaCATCCTACTTTAATCATGCATGCAAGGTATGGGTGGaattaaaagtaaaatattatatatatatatatactagatGATTAGAATTCGCTTGATTAAAAAGTTTGGTATTCAAATTGATGTGGaatgaaatattttct comes from the Musa acuminata AAA Group cultivar baxijiao chromosome BXJ1-10, Cavendish_Baxijiao_AAA, whole genome shotgun sequence genome and includes:
- the LOC104000452 gene encoding AT-hook motif nuclear-localized protein 26, translating into MDPIKASTHGHHLPPPFHNRDFHHPLHPFQHLQQQQQPPPAVEEEHSGTSGLHRGMKRDYDGDNNDGNDGGDGKELVSALSGEGDMVRKPRGRPAGSRNKPKPPIIINQDSANALSSHVMEIAGGCDIVDGVATFARRRQRGVCVLSGSGTVANVTLRQPASPGAVVNLHGRFEILSLSGSFLPPPAPPAATGLTIYLAGGQGHIVGGSVVGPLIASGPVIIMAASFGNAAYERLPLDDEEPLQAQQGGLGSPGLVGQSPPLQQQQLHDPSNPLLHGLPPNLLNNVQLPGEPHGWATGGGGRTPY